TTGCCCCTTTACTTCATTTTCATTCCTAtggtttcaatttttgttttttataagcttccttttaataattatttattttttgtctttaaaaattaagtaaataaaCATTTCTCCTATctcatctttctttctttttttttattttctctattttagtACAAATGAAGTGCGGAAACACTTCTCCGGCCACCTCTAAATTTTCTTGATTTGTAATTTACCTTTTACCAATATATTAAAAAACCaaccaaattttagaaattagaaaaaataatttttataaacatatttttgaagtttgaaagTTGGCCAAGAATTGAACttatataattaagaaatatGATAATCATCGAAAGAAATTGAGAAATCCctgacttaatttttaaaaataaaaaaataaatcagtTACAAATAGGACTTTAGTCTTTGTATTTTCTACTAAGTTcattttttatctatatattttttttaaaaaaaaaaaaatgaccatttttatcTCATATCTTTTTAAACATCTAACTTAATGCTTCATTTACTACcttttttaaaatgttgaattaaatttattttaaactctTCTCATTTTGTATATGACACTTGTGTTTAAATTTGCAaatagagattaaaaaaaatcccatTTTAGAAGTGTAAGAATCAAAACATAGGAACCATAAATGAACTAAgagttaaacatttaaaaaaaaaagtaaaataaaatattttcaagaaatTATTTGGGTGTAgtgtattttctttcttttccttttccttttctttttttcttcctctcacTTAATGACCTAACCATAGTTTGTCAAGTGAGTgttttttcttagttttttttaaaaattatttttcaattttttcgttgtgaaattgagatgtgatgaaaaaaaggaaaaagaaaaagaaagaagatgagTATAATGCACTTACTTTTATTACATCCTTAGCTGCACCCATTTAAAAGTAAGCATAAGGTGGAAAAtggtatttaaatattttttaatcttgatTCAGCCACGAAAATGACAACAAAATTTGACAGGTACCTATTCGATCCATACGACGTGGCATGGTACCGGCTGTCGTTCAGTCAAATTCCGGCAGGTTTCTCACCAGTAGCTTCCTCCGGCGGATTAATCTGCTGGTCACCGGACGACGGAGGCCCCAAAACTCTAATCCTATCAAACCCAATTCTGGGGACCTTATCTCAACTTCCTCCAACCATAAGACCACGCCTTTTCCCTTCAATCGGCCTCGCCATAACCCCATCTTCCATCGACATCACGGTAGCCGGCGACGACTTAATCTCCCCTTACGCCGTGAAAAACCTGACAGCGGAAACCTTCCACATAGACGGCAGTGGATTCTACTCGATGTGGGCCACCACGTCGACATTGCCACGTCTCTGCAGTTTCGAATCAAGCCGAATGGTGGACGTGAGAGGAAGATTATACTGCATGAACTACAGCCCATTCAGCATATTAGCGTACGACATGTCGCACAACAATTGGTGGAAAATCCAAGCCCCAATGAGACGGTTTTTACGGTCCCCAAACTTAGTAGAAAGTCAAGGGAAATTACTGTTAATTGCGGCGGTAGAAAAAAGCAAATTAAACATCCCAAAGAGCTTAAGAATTTGGGGGTTGCAAAGCTGCGGGACCACATGGATTGAAATGGAAAGAATGCCGCAACAATTGTACCTGCAATTTGAGGAAATGGAAAAATCGTGTGGGTTTGAATGTGTAGCGCATGGGGAATTCGTGATGGTTTTAATTAGAGGGTGTTGGGATAAAGCCGCGCTTTTGTATGACATGGCTAAGAAATTATGGCAATGGGTTCCGCCGTGTCCTTATATCGGCGCTGGCGCTTGCGGTGGCAACGGCGGAGAGGTTTTACATGGGTTTGCTTATGAGCCTAGATTGGCAACCCCAGTTACTGCACTCATTGATCATTTCTCTAATCCCTTTCAAAATTACAACGCTAATCATAATTAGTGATTATTATAAATCATTTGTGGGGGGGAGTATGCAAATTTCAATGAAGGATTAAAGTTTAGGctttaaagttttaatttggTAGAGTGATATAATGAGTTAAGTTGTATGTTGTTTGTGTTGACTTAAGTCAAAACTGTGTGTTATGTGGGGGGGTTTTCTGGGTGTTGGGAATTTGGGAGATGTTTTCATGCAGATTTTCAGTGGTTTTATAATAGCTCtctgtttctctctctctcctcaaTGTGTTTAGTAATCTAATAGTTGAGTCAATTTTAGTTAAATAGTACGCGTgtgtgttttgatttttttttttttttttcttttcattaaattgaaatctATTTTAGAAGAAACACTTGGAAAAAAATACCTTATCggttaaaattttgaatttatttaatttatttcttttatgaaaaaatgTAGGCTATAAAACATTTTtgttaaaagtatttttttaaaaaaaagtgtttaatCTAGAAGGTATGTCAAATAAACGTGGAACCTTAACCACgataaagaaaattgaaaaaaaaaaagaaagaaaaagaaaaagaaaaaaacttttaaCTCTTATTAAAGAGTGGTAAAAAAAATTCACCCACCGTTTAATTCACTGATTATTAAAGAGGTTTATTATCTCGTTATTCGCATTAACTCACATTTTTCATCTCGTTATTCGCATCACTCTCTCAATTACTCTCCTcctataataattaccaactcaactcaactcaattctaCACGCCAAATGCTCCATTAGAGATGTCAGgccaatatttttatttatgaaaatacttatgtgcatctcatgcaacacTTATCTTTGTTTCTTCCACAAAATTATGTATTGCTCAAATGACAAAAAGAGCAACAATTCCTATATGACATATtagataaaatatcaatttacacctcCTGAACTTTCTAAactaataaatcaatttaaaccatgaatttttataaatatatcaatttaaaccccaaactaataattatatcaatttaaatcctgaacttttataaatgtatcaatttaaaatttgaagtttCACGAATATATCTTCCACTCTGTTTTATTTGTATACACTTAAGAAAGTTCAGAATTTAAATACTACAAGAAAACAAGTCTATAGCAACAGATTTTTTGTAAcagttcaaaaagaaaattgcaGCAGTTTCTAGCCACATAAAAAAactgtttcaattatatgtaatGTGGcgattttttctcaaaattttaaatggttGTAAGTTTATGTACAAATGTAGGAATTTTTTTAGCCGCATATATTTACAAGTGTGGcaaatatattgaaataaaaCGAATTGATCAAAGAATTTTGGTAAaataatttcttgaaaaaaaagtgaaagctatttaatttaatatatatgtgtaagctatttaatttaatatatatatgtgtttttttaaaagtaatttaatatattttactaagccaaaataaacattaaaagaattttgggctttaatatcggtttaaaaccgacattaaaggactttaataacactgtctttaatgtcagttacctttaatgaaatttgcaacgaaattaaaaccttttaatgtcgattgcaacTGAAAACCAAGAATCAAATGAAGCCCAAAATCTGTctgttttatcaattattgtcctttttttaaattccattgccgaatccattttttcggTCAAAAAGtttaacatgacacatcatcatcgaaaactatggctatgacatattatttatgtatggattgcaaatctattatacttaatccacaaattctactataaaattataatttaaaatgtcGTACAATAATTTagcccttgaaaacacaaattacaagtaatacaaaaattatgattttacaaacattatgagtttactgtccctctccacttggtaagtatggatcccttcataattcttcttgaacagaccgCTCCCAACTTCAGtagtgtctggttataggcatctttatCTGACTAGttttgttcaaaggatcacaaacaaaaaaggtttaagacaaaggattgaaagtgaaaatgtgatcagaattcatattaaactaaccgtgtttattgggaatgtgtataaatggtacattcaaggcaaaattctttactagagttccccaagaaaaagcataaagaggttgcgataccaaatctttactccttgGTTGCACCTGCAAaataagaaaactcaatagttgaataaatgagagaacttCTTTTTCAGATTCTTTGAAGGAAGAGAGCCggttacctagatatgagatacgaagACGATGGAAAATTTTCGACAGCATAACGATGAATTGGACTCATCAACTAAAACTTTATTAAAACTGTGagtcaaacattcttttaaGAGTATTAATTAGCATAATATGCACAATGTACTCAACGCCAATCATGTTTTAGTTTTCCTGCATCTATCGTTTAACTCCAGTGGCCCATTGTTGTAgcgctcaatcgtttagtaaacgatctcgctctcatcGATCTCGCCATAAGGCTAATCGTTAGCTACCGTAGCCCATCGTTTGCGCTgacgccttatcgtctaacTCATCCGCCTATCGCTTTTAACGTCATcgcctatcgcttagcattcCGCCTATCTGTGTAGCGCATCTGCTCATCGTCTAGGGCAACACAGCTTTGTCTAACCTCACGCCCATCGCGTAGCGCCtcgtgtagtctatcgcttagCGCCGTGCATCGCTTTACACTCAAACGCTATCGTCTAGCATTATCGTCCAGCTTCTACGCTTGTCGTCTAGCGCTTACACTAATCGTGTAGTATGTGGCCTATCGTATAGCCAATCTCTAGCAAGTCACTCCTCATCGTTTAACGTCGCACgcatatctacacgatcgtctaacgtATCGCTTAGCCCCGCGCatcttctatacgatcgtctacctcaatCGTTTTAGCTCCCCGATTGCTACACGGTCAATCCAGCGCCGCCTACACGATCGATACCTCATCGTTTAGCCTCCCgcattgctacatgatcgtccaGCGCcagcctacacgatcgcttacctcatcgtttagctctccattgctacacaatcgtccagcgcccgcctacacgatcgcctacctcatcgtgtaacGTCGCTtacttactagacgatcgtctacctcatcgtgtagcgctgctcatttgctacacgattgtctaccCAGCACCTTGCACTCAACATTTCGCTTTCACTACTCTTGCTCACGCATAcccaacgcatgagcaactcttggcaacacctcttgccaatacttcaacaaatgtatcaatacaacaaaaccattaatcaaatcgaATTTTAAAGGCCATAGACACATAAAAAAGCCCAAATCTAGAAGCAGAGAGACATATTGGAGTGAAACCGCAGTTGGCTTTTattgagacatttacacaaacagttgagaggcataaacataagaacaaaaattgttgtgagtttaagagagcaaagagaagaagagcataTTGATCTGGACGGCAGTGGTGAACAAAGACGAATGGCGGTAGATCTGGAGACATGCAGCGAGGGAAAATCGAATGACGAACGGCGGCACACACCACGTGGGAATATGAACTTCAAATCTGGAGACACATGATTAGCGTATTAAGTTTGGGTGCTTATTTATCAAACCAAGAGTATAAGACACAGAAAAATAACTGAAGACGAAGCAGGAGACCGGGTTATGGCGCTTCGACAGAACGAGCAGCAGATTCGGGCGACTGGGCGCAACGGCGTGTGTTGCACGACGAACAGACCTGCACGGAAGCCAGATCTACACCACGATAGACTCTTCACCCACGATCGACGGACGAATAGCAAGGGTTTAGAAGAGAGAAGTGAAAAAGAAGAGGGTTTGAAGAGGGAAGtatgagaatgagaggaaaaggaaaatagggggagagtgaaAAGGGAAAAATTAAGCAGGTCTTTAAGGTTGGTTTataaccaacattaaaggtacccctacaatgtcggtttaaaaccgacattaaagatccactttttttaaaaaaaaaaacaaaaccgtcattatacatccgatttcacttttttcaactgacattaaagcccaaagtTCTAGTGAAAAGTTATGCATCTTTTCATTCTCCTGCATGTTCTTCCCAAACATTCCCTCCCAAATCTCAGttcattaaaatttttctttctcctACTCTTTCCCTTAAAATAGTCTCCTCTCAAATCCTCAGTTCTTTTTTTTGGTAAACCTTATTCTATTGAGACTTAAGCGCCGAAAGACCAACTTGAAGATTAAATCATCCTTGAACAAGAGGAGTTTCGTAGCATTAACCAAAGGAGAAATCGTCCATGTCAACAGGCAAAGGAATATCAAGTCGTCCCAGTCTACAAAGTCTTCCAAATTAGAAGGTAGCTGTTTTTCCCTTCGGGACATAGGTTTTTCTTCCAAAATCTTGctttgatttttatttggttGTTGAAAAAATTAGATTCAAGGTAAGAAAGATGTTGAAAACTTACCCTTCTTACTGGGCTCAAGTTGCAATCAATCAAAGTTTTAACTCACTTGGGTACTTCGTAGCTCAAGGCATATAAAACTCActctttagtttaatttttacaaaattacaTAGTGATTGAGAGGGAAGATTTATAACTAGTGTTGTATTTCTCCCTTGAAGAAGATTAATTAAAGTTCCTCTTCCAAATAGATGTAAGATGTGTAATTCTTCATTCTTTTCtccttttaatttgagaagCTTGTATGTGTATGCCTTGGTTTTGCCTGCACTTGATTAAGAGTGGAGAAgagaatattaaaaatattttctttcattttttgttcATCTGACTTGAATGAGAATGAAGAGTATTTTGTCTATAAGCATAAAGCCTGTAATAAATTTAAGGTACATGTGGTTTTCTCTTCACTCAACACATGAAAGATATGCATTGAGTGTGAGTGGTAAAATAAACTAATACATTCTCATTGAAATTGGTTGAGGATTGAAACTCTGCATGTTGAAGTTTGTCTAGGTAAATTACTAATATATTCTGATTgaatttattcatatttttgttttatctttCAAGTATATTGTTGGATGATAACCTTTAAAACATTATCTTGCTCATATTTATAAATTGAAGGTACCATTAGTTAGTGATACTCT
This is a stretch of genomic DNA from Benincasa hispida cultivar B227 unplaced genomic scaffold, ASM972705v1 Contig316, whole genome shotgun sequence. It encodes these proteins:
- the LOC120069327 gene encoding protein UNUSUAL FLORAL ORGANS codes for the protein MNFTHHMDMSLHSSMSTTLPFSYNIISGSNCGIISTCSTSNNVGLLTAGPRMDSRIWSKLPQRILDRVVAFLPPPAFFRARCVCKRWYGLLFYASFLELYLQLSPHRRHWFLFFKLKGVSSHIYRNNSNSPLAGPDHSRPTYEGYLFDPYDVAWYRLSFSQIPAGFSPVASSGGLICWSPDDGGPKTLILSNPILGTLSQLPPTIRPRLFPSIGLAITPSSIDITVAGDDLISPYAVKNLTAETFHIDGSGFYSMWATTSTLPRLCSFESSRMVDVRGRLYCMNYSPFSILAYDMSHNNWWKIQAPMRRFLRSPNLVESQGKLLLIAAVEKSKLNIPKSLRIWGLQSCGTTWIEMERMPQQLYLQFEEMEKSCGFECVAHGEFVMVLIRGCWDKAALLYDMAKKLWQWVPPCPYIGAGACGGNGGEVLHGFAYEPRLATPVTALIDHFSNPFQNYNANHN